ACCCTCGGCCCCCTCCTGTCACATTTCCAGGGACTCCCACATTCAGGGACTCGGCTCCCATCCCATGggaagctggagcaggggatgctcccagagagcCTGAGCAGAACCAAGACCTGACCCCAGCCCACGGCTCCCAGAGCAGCTTCCAGGAGCCCCTGGCAGGCTGGGAAAGCAGAAATCCCTGGAAGTGCACCAGGCCACACCTGGATGGGCAGAGCCTCCCGTGTGAAAGTGCCAAGAACACCATCCCCACGCCCACCTttcccccccagctcctcctgcctcgCTCACCGAAGTACTTGGTGGCCGTCCCATCCTCGGCGTGGACTGTGACAACGCCCGGCCGGAGCACCTGGAGCGTGGGGACGTGGGATGCCAGGATGCCAAAGGAGCCGGTCAGCGTGGGCACATCTACCTGCTTCACGTTGGCACCGTTGTAGAACACCTGCATGAAGAGGGCAAAGGGGCACGGTCACTAGGGATGGGGGGATGAAGAgtggcagctctgcagaacCCAGGGAAGAGCCCATCCCGAGggagcagcccagctcccagctcctggcaggtTCGGcacgcccaggtgtgcccaggacAGGCTGCACCTGCACGGGGTGGGAGTGGAGCCGGGCACCGGAGGAGAGGTGCTGGCAAAGGCAGTGGGGAAGcgttcccagctcccaggggcaCGGCGAGGAGGCGGCTCATGGAGACACGGAGTCGGGAGTGGGCGAGAGGCGCCGGCACAGccgggagcagcctgggaagcGCGTGGGGAGCCCTGAGCTGCCGTCCCCGCTCCGGCCCACGCTGccgggctgtccctgtccccagcgccAGCCCGCGCCCTGCCCcggggacagccccgggcccggcggggGCGGACCGGCCGGGTACCGCTCCGGGCCGGCGGCgctgcggcggggccgggcctgGCAGGCACAGCGGGTCCAGCAGCGGGGCTGGAAGGGCTGAACCGGCCTCGGGCAGGCCCCGGGAGCGCTGCGGCGGGGACCGAGCGCCCGGGGCAGGCGGGCAAGGCCCGAGGTCAGGGCCAAGGTCAGCCCGGTGACAGCCCCGTGACAGCCCGGCCGGACTCCGGGGACCGCAGAGCTCCCGGGCGCGGAAAGCCCCGCGGGGGCGGCAGCaccggccgcgccccgcccgccccgggccCTCAGCGGGCACCGGGCGAGGAGGTTGGCGGCGGGGGCACCGGGACCGGGGCGGGCCTACCTGTGTGGGTGAGGCGAAGGTGAAGGCcatggcggcggggccgccggcGGGCTCGGCATAGCCGCGGGCGGGGGGCAGCGGCAGCGCGGGGCGGGCGAGGCGGAGGAGGCGGCGGGCGCAGAACATCGCggccatggcggcggcggcggcgcgagGCAGGCCGGGACGGCGCCGGACCACAGCTCCCAGCGCACCCCGCGCGCCGCCCGGCGGAGGAAAAACGTCATGCTGCACCGCATAGCCTTATGGGAGTTGTAGTCTCCCCGCCTGCCGTGTGTCGTGGTGCTGGTCGGGGggggccccgctccgcccccgcACCGAGGGGCCGCAGCACCCCCGGCCCCCGGTCCGGCC
This region of Aphelocoma coerulescens isolate FSJ_1873_10779 chromosome 28, UR_Acoe_1.0, whole genome shotgun sequence genomic DNA includes:
- the ATP5F1D gene encoding ATP synthase subunit delta, mitochondrial; translation: MAAMFCARRLLRLARPALPLPPARGYAEPAGGPAAMAFTFASPTQVFYNGANVKQVDVPTLTGSFGILASHVPTLQVLRPGVVTVHAEDGTATKYFVSSGSVTVHADSTVQVLAEEAVTMDMLDLATAKSNLEKAVSEMAAASDEAAKAEAQIKVEANEALVKALE